CTCGCGCACTGCGCGCCCGGCGCTCGACCTCGGCGTGCTCTACGGCGCAGGCCCGCGCCGCCAGCCCTATCTATATACGCGAGCCGACGCGCGGCGCTTCGCGCTCGACTGGACGCGCGCCGGCGAGGAGGACCTCCCGCGCAACGGCGACGCCTCGCAGGGCGGCCGGTTCCGCAGCGACTTCGAGCAGCGCCGCACGGCGCTCGTCGCCGACCCGCGCTCGGACGAATCGATCCTGACGGCCCAGCTCCACCTCGCGCTCCTCCGCACGCACAACGCACTCGTCGACCGCGGCGCGAGCTTCGAGGAGGCGCGGCGCGCGCTGCGCCTGCACGCACAGCACGTCGTGCTGCGCGACCTGCTCCCGAAGCTCTGCTCGGGCGACGCGGTCGGGGCGGCGGTCGAGCGCGCGGCCATCGCACCGGTGTACACGCCGGCGTCGATCGACGCGGTCGCGCACGGTGCGCTCGCGTTCGTGCACGCGCTCGTCGCGAAGCACTACGCGCTGTCGGACGCGATGCCCGAGCCGCTGCGCCTGTTCCGCGAGCTCTCGCTCGCGTCGAGCCTCGAGGGCGGGCGCGAGCTCCCGCCCGGCTGGGCCGTGCAGTGGGACCGCTTCGTCGCGTGGCGCGGCTCGCTGCCGCAGCCCGCGATGCGCATCGACGCGGCGCTCGCGCGCCCGCTGAAGCGCGTGCCCGGCCCGCACTGGAGCGACGCCGAGCGCCACCTTCCCTACCGCGTGCTGCGCGAGGGCGTCGCGCGCGGGCTGCCGTCGGGCCAGGCGGTGGCGCGCGCGCTCGGCGAGCCCGCGCGCCCGGGTGACGAGCCGCTCCTCCTCTACGTGCTGCGCGAGGCCGCCGAGGAGTGCGACGGCCTGCGGCTCGGCCCGGTCGGCGGGCGGCTCGTCGCGCACGCGCTCGTCGACGCGATCGCGTCGGCCGAGGACTCGCTCTTCGACGCGCCCGGCTTCGCGCCCTCGCTCGGCCGCGCGGGCGAGCCGTTCGCGGTGGCCGACCTCGTCGCCTTCGGCGGCTCGCCGATGACGCGCGAAGACTGGGCGGCGCGGCCGCGCGTCACCACGAGCGGGGACGCGCGCGGGGATGCGCGCACGCCATGACGCGCGACGACGCACGCGAACGCGCGCTCCTCGACGCGCTCGCCCCGCGCTACCGCGTCGTGCGCCCGCTCGGCCGCGGCGCGCAGAAGTCCGTCTGGCTCGCGCGCGACACCGCGCTCGAGCGCGACGTCGCGCTCGCCGTGCTGCGCGACGGCGAGCGCACGGCGGGCCTCGACGAGGCGCGCGCGCTCGCGCGGCTCGGCGGCCACCCGGGCATCGCGTCGATCTACGACGTCGTCGAAGTCGGCGACGGCGTCGCGATCGCGATGGAGTACGCGCCCGGCGGCACGCTCGCGGCGCGGCTCGCGCGCGCAACGGGCGGGCTCCCGCTCGCCGAGACGCTCGCGATCGGCGCGCAGGTCTGCCGCGCGCTCGAGCACGCGCACGCGAGCGGGCTGCGCCACGGCGACGTGCAGCCGCGCAACGTGCTGCTCGGCGCCGACGGACGCGCGCTGCTCGTCGACTTCGGGCTCGCGGGCGACGTCGCGGCGACGCGCGTCGATGCGCTCGCCGGGAGCCCCGACTACCTCGCGCCCGAGGCGATGCGGCTCGCGAGTGCGGGCGCGTCGACGGACCTCTACGGCGTCGGGTGCCTGCTGTTCGAGCTGGCGACGGGCGCGCCGCCGTTCGCGGCGAGCTCGGTGCGCGAGACGCTCGCGCGCCAGCAGCTGCGCGCGCCCGACCTCGCCCCGCTCGCGCGCGCGGGCGCGCCGCCGGCGCTCGTCGACCTCGTCGCGCGCCTCCTGGCGAAGGACGCCGCCGCGCGGCCGGCGTCGGCGCGCGACGTGCGGCTCGCGCTCGACGGCCTGCGCGCGGCGGAGCCCGCTGCGAACGAGCGCACGGCCGGCGCCATCGAGCGGGGAGAGCGGCTCGACCGCGCGCTCGGCGGCGACGCGCGCGCGCGCGAGGCGGGGCGCTGGGTCGGTCGCGTCGCCGAGCGCCGCGCGGCGCTCGCGCTGCTCGACCGGCTCGCGGCGCGGAGCGCACGCGCGGTCGTCGACGAGCCGCCCGAAGCCGCGGCGCGCGCGGGCGGGGCGATCCGCATCGCGGGCGCGGGCGGCATCGGCAAGACCCGGCTGCTCGACGAGCTCGCCGTCGAGGCCGCCGCGCGCGGGCACGTCGTCGCGCGCGGGCGGGCGAACGAGGGCCCCTCCGAGGCGTTCGCGCCGTTCGCGCGCGCGCTCGCGCCGTGGTCGGCGCGCATCGGCGAGCTCGACGGCGGCGACGCGGCGCGCGTGCGCCGCCTGCTCGGCGATGCGCGCGTCGAGCCCGCGCTCCACACGGCGCCGACCGAGCGCGCGCTGCTCTTCGCCGCGGTCGCGCGCTTCCTCGACCTGCTCGCCGCCGAGCGCGGCCTGCTGCTCGCACTCGACGACCTGCACTGGGCCGACACCGCGTCGCTCGACCTCGCGGCCTACCTGCTCGACCTGCTCTCGCGCGCGCCGCGCGCGCACGCGTTCGCGATCGCGGCCGCGCACCGGCCGCCCGAGCCCGGCTCGCCGTTCGCGCGCTTCGCCGAGGACACGGCGGCCGCGGCGCACGCGATCGACGTCGGCGTGCTCGACGCGTCGGGCGTGCACGAGCTGCTCGAGCTGCAGGGCCACGCGCGCGCGTCCGAGCAGCTCGTGTCGCTGCTCGTCGCCGAGAGCGGCGGCAATCCGCTCTTCGTCGCCGACCTCGCGCGGCACCTCGCGCGCACGGGCGCGCTCGTCGAGCGCGGCGGCTTCCTCGCGAGCGCGCTGCCGGCCGAGCGTCTCACGCTCCCGCCCGACGTCGAGGCGAGCGCGGCGGCGCGCGCGCACGGCCTCCCCGCGGAGGCGCGCGCGCTGCTGCGGCTCGCCGCGCACGACGGCATGGAGATCGACGCGGCCGAGCTCGCCGAGCTCGCGTCGGAGCCGCTCGACGCCGTCGAGGCGGCGCTGCGCGAGGCCCTGCGGCTCGACCTCGTCGTCGCGGGCGACGGGCGGCTCGCGTTCGCGCACCCGATCGTGCGCAGCGCGCTGCGCGCGCTCGACGACGGCCCGCCGAGCGAGCGCATCCACGTCGAGCTCGCCGACCGCATCGCGAAGCGCTGCGAGCGCGAGGGGGTCGAGGCGGCGCCGCGCGTCGCCGCGCACCTCGAGCTCGCGGGCGACTTCTGCGAGCCCGAGCGCCTGCTGCGCGTGGCCGTGCGCGCCGCCGAGATCGCGCAGGCGAGCTGCGCGTGGGGCGAGGCGGGGCGACGTTATGCGGCGGCCGCGCGCGCCGCCGAAGCGCTCGGCGACGCCGCGCGGGCCGGCGACCTCTACCGGCGCGCGGGCCGCGTCCACCACCTGCGCGCCGACCCGGGCCCCGCGACCGACGCGTTCGCGCGCGCCGTCGCGCTCATGCGAACGGCGGGCACACCCGCGCAGCTCCTGCACACGCTCTCCGACGGCGCGCACGCGGCCATGCAGTTCCAGAAGGTGCCGTTCGGCCAGCTCCACCCCGACGTCGCCGAGATCGAGGCGCTGCTCGAGCGCGTCGAAGGGCTCGACGCGCGCATCGAGGCGAGCGTGTGCGGCACGCTCGCCGAGGCGTACTTCGTGGCGCACGACGCCGAGCGCGGCGAACGGCGCGCTGCGCGCGCGCTCGCCGTCTCGGAGCGCGTCGGCGACGACGTGCTCGCGGCCGACCTCGCGCTCAACTGCGCGCTCGCGCACCTGCAGCGGCTCGACGTGCGCGGCGCGATCGCCGTCTACGACGAGGGGTGCGCGCACGCGCGGCGCGCGGGCGACCTCGTGGGCATGGAGATGTGCCACCAGCGCGCGGCGACGCTGCTCGTGAACACGGGCGACCTCGCGGCCGCCGAGGAGCGCGCGGCCGCGGCCGACGCGATCAACCGCACGACGCTGCACGCGGGCGACGCCTCGCTCTCGCTCGCGGCCGAGGTGGGCCGGCACGTCGTGCGCGGCGACCTCGCGCGCGCCGAAGAGGTGGGCGCGCGCGCCCTCGAGCTCGCGCTGCGCTCGCGCTACCCGTGGTCGGCCGCGCTGCTCATGCCCACGCTCGCGCTCGGCCGCGCGCAGGCCGGGCGCTGGGCGGACGCGCACGCGGCGATCCGCGCGCTCGAGACGCCGGGCGAGATCTTCGCCGACCCGGGCGCCTTCCCGGCGTTCGCGCGCCGCTACCGCTGGCTCGTCGACGCGCTCGCCGGCGAGCGTCCCGACGTCGACGTCGCGCAGCTCGGCACCGGCGCCGAGCTCGACGGCGTCGAGTCCTTCGACTGGATCCTCGTGCCCGACCTCTGCCTGCGCCTCGAGCTCGCCGACCTCGCCGGCGCGCCGACCGCGACGCCGCCCGTCGAGCGCGCGCTCGCACTCGCCCGCGCGCACGGCTTCGTCTTCTCGAGCGGCTGGCCCTTCTTCGTGCCGCGCATCCTCGGCGTCGCCGCCACCGCGCGCGCCGACTGGGACGCCGCCGAGCGCGCCTTCGCCAACGCCGAGCTCATCGCCACCCGCGAGCGCGCGCCCTTCGAGCTCGCCCGCACCTGCCTCGACCGCGCCCGCATGCTCGTCTCGCGCGACGCCCCCGGCGACCGCCCCCGCGCCGCCGAGCTCCTCGCGCGCGAACCCGTGTCCCTCCTGCACGCCTGCGACTCGCTCCTCTCCGAGCGCGCCGCACGCCTGCGGGAGTTCCTGGAACGTTAGGCACGACGAGAATGGAATGAACGCGACAGCGCGAAGGAGGAAGATCGATGAGCGACGGTGACATGAGGGTGCAAACGGGCGGCATGAACACGGTTTCGAGTGGCCGCTTCTTCACCCAGGTGAGCAAGTATCTCGCGCCCGATCTGGGCGTGGACCTCAAAGCGCGAATGGAGGCCCGCCTCGCCGATCTGAAGGCCGGTGGCACCTTGTTCGACATCGGACTCGCTACGAGTCTTGCCGTGGCGAGCGACAAAGAACACGTCACCGACGACATCTTCGGATCGGACTGGTGGGTGGACGAGATCGCGGCGCAGAGCGAAAGCATCGTGCGTGCTGCCTACATGCATGCCATCCAGCTGTCCCTCGAGTACGCAGCGGCGAACAATTCACCGCCGCTCCCGATCCAGAGTCTGTGGATGGTTCAGGACTCGGAAGTCCGGTTCGAGGTGCACGTCGTGATGTCGGGCGCGCAGGTGACTCTGATCCTCGTGACGCCGAGGCCTCCGAGAGGACAGACGGTCCCTCCCATCGCTCACGCGTTCGATGAAGATACGTGGGTGATTGGTTCCGAGGCGCAACTGGTCAACGTCCGCAACAAGTACCCCGATGAATACAAGCCGAGGCTCGTCATCGAGCCGATTCCCGGCGACCCGGGAAGCGTCGCGCGCAAGATGCGGATCCTCGGCTTCTGAGGATCTTCGGAGCCGCGCGCCGTCGCCGCCTAGCGTTCTGCGGTGGGCTCGTCGCCGGTGCTGCTCGCGGCGTCGCGGCCGTCGAGGTGGCGTTCGAGGGCGCGGCGGACGCGCATGTAGAGGAAGGCGGCGAGGATGAAGGCGACGGCGACGACGTAGCTCTCGCGTTCGGCTCCGGTCATGGGGTGCTCCCGAGCTCGCGGCCGGCCAGGTAGGCGAAGGTGAGGGCGGGGCCGATGGTGCCGCCGCCGCCGCCGTAGCTCGCGCCCGGGCTGCCGATGCCCGCGTTGTTGCCGGAAGCATAGAGGCCGCGGATCCAGCGGCCGAACGGGTCGAGGACGCGGGCGCGGGGGTCGACGCGGGGGCCGCCGCAGGTGCCGATGTCGCCCACGGCGAGCTCGGCGCCGTAGAAGGGCGGCTCGGCGAGCGGGCCGAGGACGCCGCGGACGTCGTCCTCGCCGAAGCGGTCGTAGTGGCTCTCGCCGCGGTGGAAGCGCGGGTCGCGGCCGTCGCGCGCGTGGCGGTTGAACGCGCGGACGGTGGCCTCGAGCGCGGGGGCGTCGATGCCGAGCTTCGCGGCGAGCGCGGCGAGGGTGGGCGCCTCGACCACCCAGTCGGGGAGCGGCTCGCCGGCGCGTCGGCCGGCGATCGTCGCGTCGCGCCGCACGCGCGCGTCGAAGAGCGCGAACGCGGGCAGGTTGCGCTGCGCGAGCTCGCCCCAGTTCTCCCAGCTGAAGTAGGTGCGCCAGGTCGAGTCGTAGTCGCCCGCCTCGTTCGCGAAGCGTTCGCCGTAGCGGTTGACGACGATCGAGCCGGCCGCGCGCTTCTCGACCTCGGCCGAGAGCGACGGGCCGATGCCGCGCGCCTGGTTCGCGCGCGCCTCGGCGGCGTACACGGTCATGCCCCAGGCCTCGTTCATGTTGCGCAGGTCGGCGCCCGCCTGCATGGCCATGCGCACGCCGTCGCCGGTGTTGCCGGGCGAGCCGAGCGGGAAGGGGCTCATGCCGCGCAGGAAGTGGCGCTTCATGTCGAAGTTCCAGTCGAAGCCGCCGGCCGCGAGCAGCACGCCGCGCCGCGCGCGGATGCGCCACGGCGCGCCGTCGCGCAGCGCGACGACGCCTCGCACCTCGCGCGCGCCGTCGGGCGCGTCGCGCGTGACGAGCCGCTCGACGGGCGTGCGCGTGCGCAGCTCGGCGCCGGCCGCGGTCGCGCCCGCGACGAGCGCGGAGACGAGGTGCAGGCCGTACATGCCGGGCGCATCGACCGTGGGCTCGATGCTGCGGCCGCGGCGCACGCCGCCCGGCCACTCCGGATGATAGTCGGCGGCCTTGCCCATGATCGTCGAGACGCGCCAGCGGATCGACGTCGTCGCCTCGACGAAGCGCGCCATCTCGGGCGCGGCATCCACGAAGGCCTCGAGCAGCGCGTCGTCGGCCTGGTCGAGGCGGAGCTTGCGGAGATAGGTGAGCGCGTTCTCGCGCGAGTCGGCGATGCCGGCCGCCGCCATGCAGTGGTTGTTCGGGATCCACGCGACGCCGCCCGACATCGCCGTGTTGCCGCCCGGGCCCGCGCGCTTCTCGAGCACGAGGACGCGCGCGCCGCCCGTCGCCGCGGCGAGCGCGCCGCAGACGCCGGTGCCGGCGCCGACCACGACGACGTCCGTCTCCTCGTCCCAGCGCTCGCCGTCGGCGCCGTGCTCGCCTTCGCTCGCTGCGCCGCCGGCGGCGCCCGTCGCGCAGGCGCTGGCGCCGAGCGCGCCCGCGGCCGTCGCGGCCGTCGCGAGGAACGCGCGCCGCGAGAGCGCGCCGCGCTCGCGTCGATCGTCCGGTGCGTCGCCCATCGTCCCCTCCTCAGCGCACGCGCGCGCGCGGCGCGAACGCGATCGTGAACGTGACGCGCTCGCCGTCGAGCCGGTCGTCGGACGCGACGTCGTGCAGCCAGCGCGCGGTGAACGTGAGGCGGCGGTCGAAGACGTCGGGCGCCCACTGCGCGGCGGCGCCGACGCCGACCGCGCGCCCGACGAGGCCGCGCGTGGAGCGGCCCGCGATGTCGTCGGGCCCGGTCTGGAGCGCGAAGTAGCCGTGCGCGCCGACCGCGAAGTTCGTCGCCAGCCACTGGTTCAGCATCGCGTCGACGTGCAGCTCGTCGCCCGAGTCGAAGCGCGTGGCGCGGTTCTCGGTGTTCGTCATCCAGCCGATCGCGCCCGACACCTCGCTCCCGCTGCGCTCGTTGAAGAACGTGCCCGCGAGCGTCGTGTCGAAGCTCCAGTGGTTGCGGCCGACGTCGAGCTGGCGGCGCGCGTCGTAGCCGCCCGTCGGCGCCGTGATCGCGTGCGCGAGGTGGACGTGCACGCGCCCGCGATTCCAGTAGTAGGAGAGCGGCGTGAACGAGAGGTCGCCGAGGTCGAAGCGATCGTCGCGCACCGCGACGAGCGCGGTCGACGGCGGGAAGGGGCGCCGCGCGCCGAGCTCGATCCATCCGTAGGCGAGCGCGGCCTCGAGCTCGAAGCGCCCGCCGAGCGCACGCCGCTCGAACGCGTGCCGCACGCGCAGCGTGCCGTCGACGAGCTTCGCGTCGACGTCGCGGTGGAGGACGCCGCGCAGCGCGGCGCGGTCGACGCGCACGTCCGCGACCGACAGCGTGTGCGCGAAGGTCGGGCCGGGCGGGGGAGCGACGGCGACCGCGAACGGCCGCGTGCCGCCGGGAACGACGTGGCTCGTCGCGAGCTCGGCGGCGCGCGCGGCGGTGGCCGCGGCGAGGGCGAGCGCGAGGGCGAGCCCGGCGGTGCGGGGCGCGCGGCGCGCGCTCGGGGCGGGCTGCGGTCGCATCGGGCTCCTCTCCCGCGCCCCTCCGCGCCGGTGTCGTCTCGACGCCGGCCTAGCAAGCTGCCAGAATCGACGCGCCGCCGGAGGTCGAAGGGCCGCATCCTACTCCAGCCGCGCTCGTCGCGACGAGGGCGCTCACGTTCGCCTTCGCGTTCGCGTCGGCGTCGGGAACGCCCACCCCGCAGAGGAGGAACCGGAACGATGACCTACGAGATCCGCGCGATGGCCTTCGGCGAGATCCTCGACACCGGATTCCGTCTGCTGCGCGACCACGTCGGGCTCCTGCTCGGGATCGGCCTCGCCGGAACGCTGCCGCTCAACGTCGGGCTGTGGGCGATCGGGAACGACCCGGCGACCGCGCAGCTCGCGAGCGGCGTGGCGTTCCTGCTGCTCGCGCTCGTCGCGATGCCGATCGTGGGGGCGGCGACGATCCACGCGCTCGCCGAGCTGTACGTCGGGCGCTCGACGAGCGTCGGCGCCGCGCTGCGCGCGGCGCTCGCGATCGTGCTCCCGCTCCTCGGCACGCAGCTCCTGGCCTCGCTCGCGATGCTGGCCGGCTTCGTGCTCCTGATCGTGCCGGGCATCTATCTCGTCTTCGCGTTCATGCTCCTCGTGCCGGTCGTCGTGGTCGAGCGCGTGTACGCGGGCCGGGCGATGGGTCGCAGCCGCGAGCTCATGCGCGGCAACTTCCTGCGCGGCTTCGGCCTGATGATCGTGGTCGGCCTCCTCTACTCCGTCGTCGCCGTCGCGCTCGGTCTGTTCGCGCTCGCGAGCCCGCTCGGCGGCGCCATCGCGCAGTCGGTCGCGCAGGCGATCTACGCCGCGTTCCAGAGCGCCGTGATGCTCGTCTTCTACTTCGACGCGCGCTGCCGCAAGGAGGCGTTCGACCTCGACCACCTCGCCGGCGTCGTCGAGGCCCGCGTTGCCTGACGCGGCGGGTGCGGCCTCTACCGCGCACGCCGCGCTCGCGGCCGCCCGCCCCTCGGACGCGGAGCTGCGCGCGCTCTCCGCGCGCGTGCTCGAGCGGCCCGAGTTCGCGCAGTACCGCAGCACGGCGAGCGATGCGGAGCTCGCGGTGCTGCGCTGGCTGCGGGACTGGTTCGAGGGCGTGCCCGCGCTGCACGACGGCTCGCCCGTCCTCTACTGGTCGATCGTCGGCGGGCTCTCGCTCGTCGCGCTCCTGCTGATCGCGCACGTCGTCTACACGATCCGGCTCGCCGTGCGCGCTTCGGCGGCGAGCCCGGACGGGGCGTCGCCCGCCGCGGCGCCCGACGACCCGCGCGCGCGCGCCGAGGCGCTCGCGCGCGACGGGCACTACCTCGCCGCGGCGCGCGTGCTGCAGCTCGCGAGCGTGCAGATGCTCGTCGAGCGCGGGCACCTCGACCTGCGCCGGCACGAGCCGAACCGCGTGCTGTGCGCGCGCATCGCGCGCGCGACGAGCCTGTCGAGCTCGCTGCGCGGCGATCTCGTCGAGCAGATCCGCGAGGTCGAGCGCACATGGTTCCGCGATCGCGCGGAGCGCGTCGGCCTCTACCAGGATTCGCGCCGCACGCTCGCGCGCGTCGAGGGGCTCGCGCGCGTCGGGCGCGCGGCATGACGGGCGCGAACGCATGACGTCGCGCGCGCGCATCTCGCTCGCCGTCGCGCTGCTCGCGATGCTCTTCGTCGGGACGCTCTGGAGCGCGCGCGCGCCGCGCGAGCGCGGCGCCGACACCTACGGGCTTCCGTCGTGGGGACAGCGCGCCGCCTACGACGTGCTGCGCGAGGCGGGCGTTCCGGTCGAGCGCAGCTTCGCCGCGCCGGCTGCGCTGCCCGAGGGCGCGACCGTCTGGTGGATCGCGCCGTTCGACGCGTGCGCGCTGCTCGCCTCCGCGCAGGGCGAGGACGAGCGAGCGCGTCCGTGGGACCCCGTGCCGTGGGTGCGACGCGGCGGCACCGCGGTGCTCTTCCTTCCCGCGGAGTCGCTCGCCTGCCTCGGCCGCGCGCGCATCGCAGGCGTGGCGGTGCCGCGGCGCTGGGTCGACGGCGTCGACCGCGACGCGTCGGTCCACGCGGTCGCCGACCTCGACGCGCGGCTGCGCGAGTGGATGGGCGACGCGTTCGCGGCCGAGAAGCGCGAGCAGTTCGTGTCGGGCCGCATCGCGCCGCGCGCGCGCGTGCTCTTCGACGTCGGCATCGCGAGCTTCGAGGCGGCCGGCGCGTGGGACGTGGCGGCGTCGGTCGACGGCCGGCCCTTCGTGCTCGAGCGCGCGGTCGGAGCGGGCCGCGTCGCGCTCGTCGCCGACGCCGGCATCGCGCGCAACGGCGCGCTCGCGACGGGCGACAACGCGCCGCTCCTCTTCGACCTCGTCGACGCCTACGGCGTGCCGCGCATCGACGAGCGCGAGCACGGCCACGCCGCGTCGTCGTCGGCCGTCGCGACGCTCGCGCGCTCGCGCGCCGCGCCGGTGTTCGCGGGCACGGCGCTCGTGCTCGCGCTGCTCGTCTGGCGCGCGCACGCGCTGCCGCGCCGCGCGCTCGTCGACCCGCCGCGCGCGGCGCCGACCGTCGACGCGTTCGTCGACTCGCTCGCGCTGCTGTACGCGCGCAGCGGCGACCGCGCGCGCGTGCTCGCGCGCTACCGCGAGCTGTCGCTCCGGCGGCTGCAGCGCGCGCTGCGTCTCCCGCACGAGACGCCGCCCGAGCGCGTGCTCGAGATCGTGCGCGCGCACCCGCGCGTCGACCCCGCACACTTCCGCATGCTCGCGGCGAGCGATGCCGACCCGAGCCCCGGGCGCGTGCGCCGCGTCGCCCGCGCGCTCGACGCGCTCGTAGGAGAGGTGAGTCGATGACGACCGATGCGACGACCGGACCCGCGACGCCGACGGCCGGCGCCGACACGCGCGCCGTGCAGGATGCCTTCGCGCGCGTGCGCGAGGCCGTGGGCCGCGTGATCGTCGGGCAGGACGAGCCCGTCCGGCTCGCGTTCGCGACGCTGCTCTGCGAGGGCCACGCCCTCTTCGAGGGCGTGCCGGGCGTCGCGAAGACGCTGCTCGTGCGCACGCTCGCGAACGCGCTCGCGCTGCGCTTCGGGCGCGTGCAGTTCACGGCCGACCTGATGCCGGCCGACGTGATCGGGACGTCGGTGCTGCAGCAGGCGGCCGGCGACCTGCGCTTCCGGCCCGGGCCGCTGTTCACCGACGTGCTGCTCGCGGACGAGATCAACCGCGCGCCCGCGAAGACGCAGGCCGCGCTGCTCGAGGCGATGCAGGAGCGCGCGGCGACCGTCGACGGCGTGCGGCACGACCTCGGCCCGTACTTCACCGTGTTCGCGACGCAGAACCCGGTGGAGCAGGAGGGGACGTACCCGCTGCCCGAGGCGGAGCTCGACCGCTTCCTGTTCAAGGTGGTGGTCGGCTACCCGGGCGAGGACGAGGAGGTCGCGCTGCTCGCGCGCCACCACGCGGGTGGGGCGGGCGGCGGGGCCGCGGAGGCGGCCGTCGCTCCCGTCCTCGACGCCGGCGAGCTCGCGCGGCTGCGCGACGCGGTGCGCCGCGTGATCGTGCGCGACGAGGTGCTCCGCTACGTCGCCGACCTCGTGCGCGCGACGCGCGACGATGCGCGCTTCGAGCTCGGCGCGTCGCCGCGCGCGGGCGTGCTGCTGCTGCGCGCCGCGAAGGCGAACGCGGCGCTCGAGGGGCGCGACTTCGCGATTCCCGAAGACGTGCAGCAGGTGCACCTGCCGACGCTGCGGCACCGCGTCCTGCTCGACGCCGCGGCCGAGGTCGACGGCACGACGCCCGACGAGGCGCTGCGCGCGAACCTCTCGAGCGTGACGGTGCCGCGGTGAAGCTCTTCCCGAGCGCGCGCCTCGCGGCGTGCGCGCTCGCCGCGTGCGGCGTCGCCCTCGGCGCGATCTTCGCGCCGCCGCTCGTCGGCGTGCTCGCGATCGGCGGCGCTGCGCTCGCCGCGATCGCGCTCTTCGACCTCGCGCAGCTCGCGGCCGCGCCGCCTCCCGAGGTCGCGCGCGCGCTGCCCGCGCGCGCGCTCGTGCGGCGGCCGGCGCGGCTCGCGCTCGTCGTGCGCAGCCGTGCCGCGCGCTCGCTCGCGATCGAGGTGGTCGACGAGCTCCCGCGCGACGTCGCGCCGACCGATCCGCACGCCGGCCCGCTGCACCTCGCGCCGGACGCGGAGATCGAGATCGAGGTCGACGTCGTTCCGACGGTGCGCGGCCTGCGCGAGCTCGGCGCTCCCGTCGTGCTCGTGCACTCGCCGCTCGGGCTGTGGACGCGGCGCGTCGAAGGCGCGCGCGGCGCGCTCCTCGACGTCGGCCCCGACACGACGAAGCTGCCGCGCTCCGAGGCGCTCGACGCCCGCCGCGCGCTCGCGGCCCTCGGCATCCGGCCCGTGCGAAAGCGCGGGGAGGGGAGCGACTTCGAGGCGCTGCGCGAGTACGTCCCCGGCGACGATCCGCGCCACGTCGACTGGAAGGCGACCGCGCGCCGCGGGCGGCTCATGACGCGCCTGCACCGCCACGAGCGCAGCCACCGCGTCGTGATCGCGGTCGACGCGAGCCGGCTCATGGCCGCCGCGTGCGGCGATCGCACGAAGCTCGACTGGGCCGTCGACGCGGCGCTCGCGCTCGCGTACACGGCGCTCGTGCACGGCGACCGCGTGGGCGTCGCGCTGTTCGACGAGAGCGTGCGCGGGTTCGTGGCGCCGCGCGCGCACCGCGGCGCGCTCGGCGCCCTGCAGCGCGCGCTCGCGCACGCGCAGCCGCGGCTCGTCGAGGCCGACCACGCGGAGCTCGTGCGCGCGCTCGGCGCGCGCCAGCGGCAGCGCGCGCTCGTCGTCGTCCTCACCGACTTCGTCGAGGCCGATGCGCCGCGCTTCCAGGCGCCGCTCGTCGCGCTCGCGCGCCGCCACCGCGCGCTGCTCGTCGCGCTGCGCGACCCGATCTACGCGGAGCTCGACGCCGCGCCGGCGGAGCGCGACGAGCGCGGCACCGAC
This Myxococcota bacterium DNA region includes the following protein-coding sequences:
- a CDS encoding MoxR family ATPase; protein product: MTTDATTGPATPTAGADTRAVQDAFARVREAVGRVIVGQDEPVRLAFATLLCEGHALFEGVPGVAKTLLVRTLANALALRFGRVQFTADLMPADVIGTSVLQQAAGDLRFRPGPLFTDVLLADEINRAPAKTQAALLEAMQERAATVDGVRHDLGPYFTVFATQNPVEQEGTYPLPEAELDRFLFKVVVGYPGEDEEVALLARHHAGGAGGGAAEAAVAPVLDAGELARLRDAVRRVIVRDEVLRYVADLVRATRDDARFELGASPRAGVLLLRAAKANAALEGRDFAIPEDVQQVHLPTLRHRVLLDAAAEVDGTTPDEALRANLSSVTVPR
- a CDS encoding DUF58 domain-containing protein, encoding MKLFPSARLAACALAACGVALGAIFAPPLVGVLAIGGAALAAIALFDLAQLAAAPPPEVARALPARALVRRPARLALVVRSRAARSLAIEVVDELPRDVAPTDPHAGPLHLAPDAEIEIEVDVVPTVRGLRELGAPVVLVHSPLGLWTRRVEGARGALLDVGPDTTKLPRSEALDARRALAALGIRPVRKRGEGSDFEALREYVPGDDPRHVDWKATARRGRLMTRLHRHERSHRVVIAVDASRLMAAACGDRTKLDWAVDAALALAYTALVHGDRVGVALFDESVRGFVAPRAHRGALGALQRALAHAQPRLVEADHAELVRALGARQRQRALVVVLTDFVEADAPRFQAPLVALARRHRALLVALRDPIYAELDAAPAERDERGTDHAMHRRIAIDDLLRDRETALARLRHQGVQTIDLPPEQVVAPVLNRYLALRFGS
- a CDS encoding DUF4350 domain-containing protein; the protein is MTSRARISLAVALLAMLFVGTLWSARAPRERGADTYGLPSWGQRAAYDVLREAGVPVERSFAAPAALPEGATVWWIAPFDACALLASAQGEDERARPWDPVPWVRRGGTAVLFLPAESLACLGRARIAGVAVPRRWVDGVDRDASVHAVADLDARLREWMGDAFAAEKREQFVSGRIAPRARVLFDVGIASFEAAGAWDVAASVDGRPFVLERAVGAGRVALVADAGIARNGALATGDNAPLLFDLVDAYGVPRIDEREHGHAASSSAVATLARSRAAPVFAGTALVLALLVWRAHALPRRALVDPPRAAPTVDAFVDSLALLYARSGDRARVLARYRELSLRRLQRALRLPHETPPERVLEIVRAHPRVDPAHFRMLAASDADPSPGRVRRVARALDALVGEVSR